The proteins below are encoded in one region of Pithys albifrons albifrons isolate INPA30051 chromosome 25, PitAlb_v1, whole genome shotgun sequence:
- the KAT7 gene encoding histone acetyltransferase KAT7 has product MQRRKRNAGSSSDGTEDSDFSTDPEHTDSSESDGTSRRSARVTRSSARLSQSSQDSSPVRSTAPFGADEPVYSTRRVTRSQQQPAPVTPKKYPLRQTRSSGSETEHVVDFSDRDTKNAADHDESPPRTPTGNAPSSESDIDISSPNVSHDESIAKDMSMKDSGSDLSHRPKRRRFHESYNFNMKCPTPGCNSLGHLTGKHERHFSISGCPLYHNLSADECKVRAQSRDKQIEERMLAHRQDDNNRHATRHQAPTERQLRYKEKVAELRKKRNSGLSKEQKEKYMEHRQTYGNTREPLLENLTSEYDLELFRRAQARASEDLEKLRLQGQITEGSNMIKTIAFGRYELDTWYHSPYPEEYARLGRLYMCEFCLKYMKSQTILRRHMAKCVWKHPPGDEIYRKGSISVFEVDGKKNKIYCQNLCLLAKLFLDHKTLYYDVEPFLFYVMTEADNTGCHLIGYFSKEKNSFLNYNVSCILTMPQYMRQGYGKMLIDFSYLLSKVEEKVGSPERPLSDLGLISYRSYWKEVLLRYLHNFQGKEISIKEISQETAVNPVDIVSTLQALQMLKYWKGKHLVLKRQDLIDEWIAKEAKRSNSNKIMDPSCLKWTPPKGT; this is encoded by the exons aggAACGCGGGCAGCAGCTCCGATGGCACCGAGGACTCGGATTTCTCCACGGACCCCGAGCACACGGACAGCTCGGAGAGCGACGGCACCTCGCGGCGCTCGGCCCGTGTCACGCGCTCCTCGGCCCGGCTCAGCCAGAGCTCCCAAG ATTCCAGCCCGGTGCGCAGCACGGCGCCCTTCGGCGCGGACGAGCCCGTGTACTCCACGCGCAGGGTGACCCGCAGCCAGCAGCAACCCGCGCCCGTCACGCCCAAGAAGTACCCGCTGCGCCAGACGCGCTCCTCGGGCTCCGAGACCGAGCACGTGGTGGACTTCTCGGAcagag ACACCAAGAACGCAGCGGATCACGATGAGTCCCCTCCTCGCACGCCCACCGGGAATGCGCCTTCCTCGGAGTCTGACATCGACATCTCCAGCCCCAACGTGTCCCACGACGAGAGCATTGCCAAGGACATGTCCATGAAGGACTCGGGCAGTGACCTGTCCCACCGCCCCAAGCGCCGCCGCTTCCACGAGAGCTACAACTTCAACATGAAGTGCCCCACTCCTGGCTGTAACTCCTTAG GACACCTGACTGGGAAACACGAGCGGCACTTCTCCATCTCGGGCTGCCCCCTCTACCACAACCTCTCAGCTGACGAGTGCAAG GTGCGGGCCCAGAGCCGGGACAAGCAGATTGAGGAGCGGATGTTGGCCCATCGGCAGGATGACAACAACAGACATGCCACCAGGCACCAG GCCCCCACGGAGAGGCAGCTGCGATACAAAGAGAAAGTGGCTGAGCTCAGGAAGAAGAGGAACTCAGGACTGAGCaaggagcaaaaggaaaaatacatg GAGCACAGACAAACCTATGGCAACACCAGGGAACCTCTCCTGGAAAACCTGACCAGCGAGTACGACCTGGAGCTGTTCCGGAGGGCGCAGGCACGAGCGTCTGAGGACCTG gAGAAGCTGAGGCTCCAGGGGCAGATCACTGAGGGCAGCAACATGATTAAAACCATTGCTTTTGGTCGCTACGAGCTGGACACGTGGTACCACTCGCCCTACCCCGAGGAGTACGCGCGGCTCGGGCGCCTCTACATGTGCGAGTTCTGCCTCAAGTACATGAAGAGCCAGACAATCCTCcgcaggcacatg GCAAAATGTGTTTGGAAACATCCGCCGGGGGATGAAATTTACCGCAAGGGCTCCATCTCCGTGTTCGAGGTGGATGGGAAGAAGAACAAG ATCTACTGTCAAAACCTGTGTCTCCTGGCAAAACTTTTCCTGGACCACAAAACTCTCTATTATGATGTTGAACCCTTCCTCTTCTATGTCATGACAGAAGCTGACAACACTGGCTGTCACCTGATAGGATATTTCTCCAAG GAGAAGAATTCTTTCCTCAACTACAACGTTTCCTGCATCCTGACAATGCCCCAGTACATGAGACAAGGCTATGGCAAAATGCTCATCGACTTCA gCTATTTGCTTTCTAAAGTAGAAGAAAAAGTTGGCTCTCCAGAACGTCCTCTGTCGGACTTGGGACTCATCAGCTACCGCAGCTACTGGAAGGAAGTTCTGCTTCGTTACCTGCATAACTTCCAGGGGAAGGAGATCTCCATCAAAG AGATCAGCCAGGAGACTGCAGTGAACCCTGTGGACATTGTGAGCACCCTGCAGGCACTTCAGATGCTCAAGTACTGGAAGGGAAAACACCTGGTCCTGAAAAGACAG GACCTGATTGATGAATGGATAGCCAAAGAGGCCAAGAGATCCAACAGCAACAAGATCATGGATCCCAGCTGTCTGAAATGGACCCCTCCCAAGGGAACCTAA